DNA from Geobacillus vulcani PSS1:
GTGGCTGGGACGCCGTTGCTGTACGTGGCAACGACTCCGCCGAACCCAAAGGCGGAAGCCATTTTGGTTCGGCGTGATTCCCCGATTCGGACGGTGGCCGATTTGAAAGGGAAAAAAGTGGCGTTAAACAAAGGGTCGAACGTCCATTATCTGCTTGTCCAGGCGCTCAGCAAGGCTGGATTGACGCTTTCTGACATTCGTCCCGTTTATTTGCCGCCCGCCGATGCCCGTGCCGCCTTTGAGCAAGGAAGCGTTGACGCTTGGGTGATTTGGGATCCGTTTTATGCCGCGGCCGAACAAACGGGGAAGGTTCGCGTGCTCGCTGACGGCCAAGGGTTGGTGGCGAACCGTGAGTTTTTCTTCGCTTCGCGTTCGTTTGCGCAAAAGCATGCCGATGTCGTGCATGTCATCTTAGAGGAGCTGAAGAAAGTCGACCAGTGGGCCAACCGCGATCCGAAAGGGGTGGCAACGTTTTTGGCGCCGGAACTTGGCATTGATGAAGCGGCGCTTGAAGTCGCATCCAAACGCCGCACGTATGGCCTGGAACTGATCACAAACGAGGTCATCGCCCAACAGCAAACGATTGCAGATCAATTTCACCAGCTAGGGTTGTTGCCAAAGAAAATCGATGTAAACGAAGCGGTTTGGCGTGAAGCCAAATGAAGCGGAGACGGAATGGGAAGAGAAAACGGGGGTGATTCGTGACAAAAAGTCATCGGTCGGCTTCGTTGGCAGCGTCATCCGTCAACAAGGGTGAAGGACGGCGGCAGCTTGGATGAGAAACCACACTAGGAAGGCGGGGTGAACGCGATGAAATCGTCGAAATGGACAGAATGGACCTGGGGGAAGGCGGTGCCGTGGGTGTTGCCTGTTGCTCTGCTTGTGGCATGGCAAGTGACTGTAGAAACCGGTTGGTTGTCTTCGCGGGTGCTGCCGGCGCCAACCGCCGTCATGGCGGCCGCTTGGCACCTCGGGTCGAGCGGGGAGCTATGGCAGCATTTATCCATCAGTTTTGGGCGAGCGGTGGCTGGATTCGCGATCGGCGGGTCTATCGGGTTTCTTCTTGGCCTAGTCAACGGGGTGTTTCGCCCGGCGGAGCGTTTGTTGGACACATCGATCCAAATGATTCGCAATATTCCGCATTTGGCGATGATTCCGCTCGTCATTTTATGGTTTGGCATCGGTGAAGAGGCGAAAGTGTTTCTCGTTGCGCTTGGCGTTCTTTTTCCGATTTATGTCAACACTTGGCATGGCATTCGCAATGTGGATGCGGGCTTGCTGGAAATGGGGCGGGTCTATGGGTTGGGGCCGTGGGCGTTGTTTTGGCGCATCTGGCTGCCGGGCGCGTTGCCGGCGATTTTGGTTGGCGTGCGTTATGCGCTCGGCATCATGTGGTTGACCTTAATCGTAGCGGAAACGATCGCTGCCGACCGCGGCATCGGGTATTTGGCCATGAATGCGCGCGAGTTTATGCAAACCGATGTCGTCGTCTTCAGTATTTTGCTTTACGCGCTGTTTGGCAAGCTCGCCGACAGCATCGCCCGTTTTTTGGAAAGCCGTTTACTTCGCTGGAATGTCAACTATCAACATCGGCCGTAGGGTGCAAGTCTGCGAGGAAAGGGGAAGGCAAAAATGGGGGCAGGGCAAGGAGCAGAACTGGTCTTTGTTCAAGTGGCCAAGCGATTTGGTGCTCAATCGGTGTTAAGCGACATCGATTTGACGGTGAAACGCGGGGAGTTTATCGCCATCATCGGACGAAGCGGCTGCGGCAAAAGCACGTTATTGCGCTTGGCTGCCGGCTTGGAGGAGCCCACATCGGGAATCATTCAACTCGATGGCGAGCCGCTCCAAGGAATCAATACGAAAGCCCGGGTCATGTTTCAAGATGCTCGTCTGTTGCCATGGCGGCGCGTCATCGACAACGTTGGCCTCGGTTTGAAAGGGAATTGGCGGGAACAGGCGGCCAAGGCGCTTGAGCAAGTCGGGTTAGCAGAGCGCGCCAATGAGTGGCCGTCGGTGCTGTCCGGCGGCCAACGGCAACGGGTGGCGCTCGCCCGTGCGCTGATCAGTCAGCCGCAGGTATTGTTGCTCGATGAACCGCTTGGTGCGCTCGACGCCTTGACGAGAATTGATATGCAACGGTTGATCGAACGGCTATGGCAGGAACAACGTTTCACCGCTTTGTTGGTCACGCACGATGTCGATGAAGCGGTGATGTTGGCGGACCGCGTGGTGCTGATTGAAAACGGAACGTGCGCGTTTGATTGGCCGGTGCGCCTGCCGCGGCCGCGGCAGCGCGGCGATGCGGCGTTTGCGGATTTGGTGGAGGCGATTTTGCGCCGCATTTTGGGGCCTGAATCCGAACGGGGCGCTATCGCTGCCAGTTCGCTCGGTGAAAAAAGGAGGGCGTTATAGATGAAAAAACAGTTCAGTTGGTTGCTTGGGTTCAGCGTATTCCTGTGCCTGCTGCTAGCAGCGTGCGGCCAAGAACGAAGCACCTCTTCCTCCGCGTCCAAGGGCGCGGCATCCGCCGATTCATGGCCGGAAGAATTGCATATCGGCTATCAAAAATCATCGTTTTCGCTCTTTTTAAAAGAGAAGGGTTATTTGGAAAAACAATTGCAAAAGCACGGTGTGCAAGTAAAATGGTTTGAATTTCAATCGGGTCCGCCCTTGCTTGAGGCATTAAATAGTGGACAAATCGACATTGGATATGTGGGAGGTGCGCCGGCCATACTGGCGCAAGCGAATCCGCATTCGCAATTGGCTTATATTGCATATGAACCCGAAGTGGCGCGGGCGATCATTGTGTCGAAAACATCATCGATCCATACGGTAGCGGACTTAAAAGGAAAAAAAGTGGCTTTTGGGAAAGGGTCAAGCGCTCACTATACACTGTTGACCGCTTTGGAAACGGCCGGACTGACGTTGAACGATATTACCCCGGTGTATTTACAACCAGCTGAGGCGCGCACTGCATTTGAGCGCGGCGATGTGGACGCTTGGGTGATTTGGGATCCCTTTTTGGCTGATGCAGAGGTGAATGGGGGAGCACGTATATTGATCGATGCGAACCGATTGCCGAAACAATATGGATTTATTGTGGCACGAAACCAATACGTGAAACAGTATGCCAATGTAGCGAAAACAGTGATTGACCAACTGAACCACGTCCATCAAGAAATCCATTCTTCTCCAGACGAAGCTGCGAAATTATTGGCCAAAGAAACGAAAATTGATGCAGCCGTTTGGAAACGGACGTTGAGTCGAAGGGGATATGGCGTGTTCCCGCTGACCAAGGAGGTGATCGCGGCTCAACAACGCATTGCCGATCAGTTTTATAAAGCCGGATTGGTTTCGAAACGAGTCAATGTGAAAGAGGCGGTTGTGTTTGTCAAGGAAGAGCGGAAGACAAAATGACGCAAGCATTCATCGATCCGAGCCGTTTCATGGACCAAAGTTGGGGGCTTGAACGATGAGCGGGAAACGTCCTACTCAGACAATGAGGAAAAAGAATGGGGGAAGGTCAATGACAACGGTGACCATCCTTTCGGGAAGCCCATCACGTGTTTCCAAAACGAATCGTGTAGCTGAATGGGTGAAGGAGCAGCTGCAACGGCTTGGCCACACCGTGCATCTCGTTCGTTTGCGCGATCTGCCTGCTGAAGATTTGCTTTATGCGAACGACTCAAGTGAGCCGATCGCCAAAACACATGAGTGGATCCAGCAGTCGAAAGCGATCATTGTGTTGAGCCCTGTGTATAAAGGAAGTTATACTGGCATTTTAAAAGCATATTTGGATTTGCTGCCGGAAAAAGCGTTTAAAGAAAAACTCGTCGTGCCGATTGTCACCGGAGGAACCATTGCTCATTTGTTGGCGCTCGAATATGCGCTCAAACCGATTTTCTCTATTTTGGGAGCCCGAAACATTTTGCATGGCGTCTTTATTTTAGACTGGACGTTGGGTCATGATGATGAAGGTCGGCTCGTGCTTTCGGATGACTTGCTATCACGCATGCAGGAAGTCATTCATGCGGTTTCTCAACTCAATCAAGACCGGGCCGTTTCATAAGGAGGCGATTCACGATGGAATTGCTTTGGTTTATTCCTTCTCACGGGGATGGGCGATATTTAGGGACGACGAAAGGCGGCCGCTCTCCTGAATACAGCTATTTTAAACAAGTGGCTCAAGCGGCTGACCGCTTAGGATATACGGGTGTGCTCATTCCGACCGGCAAATCGTGCGAAGATCCGTGGCTGCTTGCTTCGGCATTGGTGGCCGAAACGGAACGATTGCGCTTTCTTGTCGCTGTTCGTCCAGGACTGATGACGCCGACGTTGGCGGCCCGCATGACGTCGACGTTGGATCGCCTTTCGAACGGGCGGCTCCTCGTCAACGTGGTCGCCGGGGGCGATCCGGTTGAACTTGCGGGCGATGGCTTGTTTTTATCCCATGATGAACGCTACGAGGCAACAGATGAGTTTTTGACCGTTTGGCGTCGATTGCTCGCGGGAGAGGAAGTGACGTTGACGGGAAAGCATGTGTCCGTCCAAGGAGCCAAGCTGTTGTTTCCAGCGGTGCAAAAACCGTATCCACGCGTCTTTTTTGGCGGATCGTCAGAGGCGGGGCAACGGGTGGCGGCCCGCCATGCGGATGTATATTTGACTTGGGGAGAGCCGCTGGAACAAGTGAAAGAGAAAATCGAACAAGTAAAAGAACTTGCCCGCCAAGCGGGAAGAGAAATCGAATTTGGCATTCGCCTTCACATTATCGTGCGCGAAACGGAAACGGAAGCATGGGAAGCGGCGGAGCGATTGATTCGCTACGTGGATGAGCGGACGATTGAAGAAGCGCAGCGGGTCTTTGCCCGGTACGATTCGGTCGGGCAGCAACGGATGCGGCAGCTGCACAGCGGCAGAAAAGAAGCGTTGGAGATCAGTCCGAATCTTTGGGCGGGCATTGGACTTGTGCGCGGCGGAGCCGGCACCGCTCTTGTCGGCGATCCGGAAACCGTGGCCGAGCGTCTTCGCGAGTATGAGCAGCTGGGCATCCGCTACTTCATTTTATCCGGCTACCCGCATCTGGAAGAGGCGTATCGAGTGGCGGAGCTGTTATTCCCATTGTTGCCTTTGAATATTCCTTCTTCATCTATTCGCGGAGAGGTTGTGGGCCATGAATTTTTCCCTAATGTGATTAAAGTGTGATCGATCGAGAAAGAGAGGATGCCCTGTAACGAGGGAGTCCTCTCTTTTTCAACATATATTGACATTGAAATTCATTTTCTCTTATAATCTTATTGCATTGATATTGATTATCATTTTTTTGGTGTGTAAACGGGGGGATACATAATGACATTGAAGTGGAAATGGCTGGCCGTATTCGCCGTAGCAGCGTTGGCACTTGGTGCATGCGGCCAAAGTGAACAGACAGCGGGGACAGAAAAAGAAAACAAAACGGCCGCAGAGAAACAAGAAAAGCCGAACACGGAGACGAAAGCAGAAGGGGAAAACGAACAGGCGGAAGTGGATTACGCCGGTGCGTTCAGCGCAGCGTTGGCCGAGCTTGAGAAAGCGAAGCAAGGAGGGGCGGTTGACTTCGGCAAGGTGGAGAGCATCTACAAAGAAAAGCTGCAGCCGCTTGTGCAAAAACGCGACGCCGAATTTGAGGATGCGGTTGACGAACATATTACCACCGCCCTGGCCGCCGGCAAGGACGGGTCGCTTGAGCCGTTGGTCGTCAAGCAAATTTTTGACAAGTTGATGCAAAAAGCGTTTTACACAACGATCAAACACGAGTTTACCGAGGCAGAGGAGCATTGGGCCGACAAAGAAGAAGTGAAAGAAGAGATCGAGGAAGCAAAAGCGTTTTATGCGATTTTGCAGCCGACCGTGGAAAAACGCGATGCGGCGTATGGAACGAAGCTCGCTGACGCAATCAACGGCGCGTTTGCGCAAATGGAGCAAGCCGTCCAAAACGATGATGCGCTCTCATTTGCCCTCGGCAAGCAAGTGGTGGACAAAACATTGATGAAAACATTCTACTTAGCGAGCGGAGCGCTGCCGCACGGCTATGCGGCGAAGGCGGCGGCTGCGGCCAAGGAAAACGCCGAGGAAGCCAAAGTGGAACAGGCGGAAGGCTGGGCGTTTTATCAGTCCGTCTACCCGTATATGAAACGGCATGCGGCCGAGGAAGCCGATTATATTTTGAAACAGTTCGACTTGCAGACGGACGTCAAAACGCTCGACCCGAAAGCAGTAAACCACGCGTTCGTGCGCGGCTGGGCGAAAGTGGCGCTTCACGAATATGAAGAAAGCCAAGAAAATTGGGGGCAGGACAAATCGGTGATTACCGCTTTGGAAGGCGCGCTCTTTATTCACATGATCGAGCAGGATATCAAAACGCTGCTCGGCGACAAGGCGTACGCCGATTTGAACGATCAAGCGACACGCTACTTAGAAGCGGCGAAGGCGAAAAACAAAGCGGAGGCCGACAAATGGCTGCCTCAAATCGAGGCTGCGCTTCAGCAAGTGATCCAGAAAGCGAACTAAATGATCAGAAAGGGTGTCCGGCGCGGCGCCCTTTTTTTGCAGGCGTCCATCCCGGGCGAAGGCCGCGCTGGCTAAACTGCTGCTTCACCGCGCCAAAGGCGGAATAAATACAGTTGGTTTTGAGGATGGCGTCATGGTGAATTGGGAAACGCTCAAGCCAAGGCGGGAAATGAAAATATTTGGTTTTTGCCGGTTCGCCACGACGTTCCCCGGCGGTTTATGGTAAGATGCTAATGGACAATGGAAGATGATGAGGTGAAGGCGATGAAAGTGGTGGTGACCGGGGGAGCGGGGTTTATTGGCAGCCATTTGGCCGCTCGTCTGCACGAACAAGGTCATGAAGTGGCAGCGATCGATTGTTTTCATCCGTATTATCCTGCTGAACGGAAGGAGCGGCAGTTTCACGCGCTCACCGGCGGCCGGGTGCCGCTTGCCCGCTTCGACTTGCTTGATGGGGAAGCGACGAAGCGCTGGTTCAGCCAGTTTCGCCCTGATGTCGTCTTTCATTTGGCGGCGCTGCCGGGCGTGCCGTATTCGTTGGCGCATCCGCTCGCTTACATCGATTATGACATTAAGGCGACCGTGAACGTTTTGGCGGCGGCGGGAGAGGCGGGAACCGGCCATGTGTTGTTCGCCTCGTCGTCATCGGTGTACGGCGACCGCGGCAATGTCCCGCTCAAGGAAGAAATGGCGGACGGCCGCGTCGTCTCGCCGTATGCAGCCGCGAAATACGGAGCAGAGTCGTTTTGTCACGCGTACGCGCATTTGTACGGATACCGGATGACGATGTTCCGCTATTTTACGGTGTATGGCCCGTGGGGGCGGCCCGATATGGCGATCGGCACGTTTTTGCACCGGTTGTTGGCAGGCGAGGAGATTGTCGTATATGGCCAAGGGACGGCGCGCGATTATACGTACATCGATGATATCGTCGCCGGTATGATCGCAGCGCTTCACCGCGGCGGCGGACGAAGCGAAGTGTTCAACTTGGGGGCGGGGTCGCCCGTTACGATGGAGCAGCTGCTCGCTGAGCTGCGGAAGCATTTTCCCGATATGAAAATCGTGCAGGCGCCGGAGCGGAAAGGTGATGTGAAAGCGACGTGGGCGGACATTACGAAGGCGAAGCAGGCGTTTGGCTATGAGCCAAACGTACCGTTTGCCGAAGGGTTGGCGCGGACGGTGGCGTGGGCGCGCGAACATGAACGGTAAGCGGGCGGCCCGTTTGGCGCGCGCCATGGTTGGCGCGGCGCTCATCGTGCTGTTCGCCTGGCTGACGCATCGCTATTTTGACGGCCGCCTCTTGCTTGCCCCTCTCGCAGAACTGGCCCGCCAGCCCGTTCGCTTCGCCGCTGTGCTGCTTGTGTATGGCGCTTCGTTTTGGCTGCGGGCGTGGGCGTGGAAGCAATATGTCGGGAAGCCGCTTGGGCTGTCGGTCTATGGGCGCGCCGTGCTCCTCAGTTTGTTTGTCAATCATGTCGCCCCTGTGAAAATCGGCGATGCCGCCCGTGTCGCCGTGCTCGCCCGCCAGCCCGGCGTTTCGCTCGGCGAGGCGGTGGAATCGGTGGCGGTGATGCGGTTCCTTGATATGGCGATGCTGGGCGGATGGACGGTCATTGGGACGTATGCGTATAGCCATCATATTCCCCGGGTTCCGCTCTTGGCAGCGGCCGTTGCCGCCGCGTTCGCGCTGACCGTGGTCGTGCTTCGCCGCCCGCTCCGCCTCGAGCGGTTATGGCGGCGCTGGCGGACGGTGTTTCAGGGCCGCCGCGGAGTGGGGATCGTCGCGGCGGTGGCGGCGAGCTGGCTGTGCGAGGCGGCGATCATTGGCGCGGTCGCTGAGACCGTGGGCCTTTCGCTTTCCTTTTGGCAGGCGGTATGGGTCAACAGCGCGACCGTTTCCGGCCAAATCGTCCAAGTGGCTCCCGGCGGGCTCGGAACGTATGAGGCGGTGATGGCGTTTGCGCTGACGACGTTGGGGGCCTCAGGAGAACGCGCCTATGCGGCGGCCGTAGTCACCCATGCGGTGAAATTTCTATTTTCCTACGCGGCCGGGGCCGTTGTGCTCGCGTTTTGGCGGTCCGACTGGCAGGTGGTGCAGGGCGTGTGGAAAAAGGGAAGGGAGAAGCGATGAAAGAAGCATCACGATTCGAAAAAATTGCGGCGCGCTGCTGGAATTTGTTGAATGAAGGAAAGCCGTTCACGCCGATTTTCGCTTTCGGGGTGATGGTCATCGGTCATGCCGCTGACCTCATTCATGGGCACGCTTTGGCTTGGCTGCTCGGCTTGGCGGCGGCGCTGCCACTTTTTGTTGTCTACTACGTTTACGATTATCCGCTGTTTTTGCGCAATTATTTATGGATTCCGTATATGGTCTTTCTCATCGTGTGGTCGTTTGCCGATGTTGCCTTATTGCTGCTTTCGGCCGGGCTCTATTTTTTCTTTACCGTCTTTTTTTGGGGGACGCTGTATTACCATTTGCGCATCGGCACGTCATGGTGGAATTTCACCCGCTTTTGGAAACTGGTGCTGAAAAACAGTGATTCGACGAGCGGCAACGCCCAAGAGCAGCTGCCGAAATTGTTCCTTTTGCTGTCGGTGTGGGAATATGCGGCGTCTTTGGCGGAAGGCGGAGCCGATTGGCTGCCGCTGTGCGGGCCGTTTTGGCTGTTTGCCGCTGCGGTGTGGCTGTTTTCATGGATTTTGCACCGTCATTTGTTTGACTGGCAGCCGGAGATCATTCCGACTTACACGAGCAACGTGCCGAGTCCCACCGCGCCGGTCAGTGACAAAGTGTACGTCATCGTGATTGACGGGATGCGCAAAGACCGGTTTGAAGCGGCGAACGCCCCGTTTTTGAAACGGCTGCGCGCGCAAGGAACGGAATTTGCGCAAATGGAAACCGTCTATCCGGCGCGCACCGTCGTCTGCTTCACCTCGATGCTGACGGGGACGTATCCGTTTGAGCACGGCATCCGGTCCAATATGGTATGGAAGCTTGGGGCGAAAGTGGAGACGATTTTCGATTCGCTTCGGAAAATCGGAAAAACCGGCCGCTTGCTCGGCATCGCCCATTTGGTCGATTCGTTCGGCGACGATGTCGAAACGGTGACGGCCGTCATGCCGAACGACCTGGCCGATCGTTATATTATCGAGCGGGCGAAGCGCATCGTCGAGGAACAAAACCCGGACTTGCTCGTCGTGCAATTGATCGCCACCGATCAGACCGGCCATAGCCGCGGTGTCTTGTATGATGAGTATATCGAAAAAATTGAAGAAGCGGACGCCTTGATCGCTGAGTTTGTCAGCTGGCTTGAGGAACGGGGCGAGCTCGAGCGCGCGACATTGATCGTCTGCGCCGACCATGGCCAAGCGGATGGCATCGGCGGCCACGGCCACCTCGATGAAGGGGAGCGGTATGTGCCGTTTTTTCTATACGGTCCGGCGATTGAGCGAGGAAAACGAATCGACGAGAAAAGAAGCCTCGTTTCGCTGGCGCCGACGATCGCCTATTTGCTTGGGGCGCCATATCCGAGCCATAGCCGCGGCCCGGTTTTAATTGAGGCGATACGAAAGGAGGAGCGCGATGAAGAAGCAGCGCGTCATCGTCTTTTTGCCGGCGCACAATGAAGAAGAAGCGATTGGCGACGTCATCCGCCGCATTCCGCGTCATTTTCATCCCGATGTAGAGGTCAGCGTCTTGGTCATTGATGATGGATCGACGGACCGAACGGCCGAAGTAGCGAAAGAAGCGGGGGCCGATATCATTTGCCGCTTGCCGGAAAACCGCGGCCTCGGGGCGGCGGTGCGGCGGGGGCTTGAAGAGTGTGTCCGCCTCGGCGCCGATATCGGCGTGATGATCGACGCTGACAACGAATATCCGCCGGAACAAATCCCCGACCTGTTGGCGCCGATTTTTGCCGGCGAGGCCGATTATACGATTGGCTCGCGCTTCCTTGGCACGATTCGCGGCATGAAATGGCATCGCCGCCTCGGGAATTATTTGTTCACTTGGCTGCAGTCGCTGCTTCTCGGACAGCGGCTCTATGACGGACAGTCGGGGATGCGCGCCTTTTCGCGCCAAGCGATGGAGGAGGCGGAAATCATCCACGATTACAACTACGCCCAAGTGCTGACGCTCAACTTGGTGCGCAAAGGGTTTCGCTTGAAAGAAGTGCCGATCCGCTATCAAGTGCGGACGACCGGCCGTTCGTTCATCAAATTCACCGCCTATATGACCGCGGTCATTCCGGCCATATGGAAGGAAATGCGCCGTCCGGTGAAAAAGGTGGCCGTCGATCGAGAAGCGCATGGGCGCTCCCAAGAGCGGGCGCGCCATTGCTCGTAAGGCAGTTCGTGCTTAGAAGGCAGGCGAAAAACTGCATTCACGCGCCAATCGGCGGCATTTTCATCAGAACAGAAAGCTGATTCTGCGAGGTTTCTCTAATTGAGAAATAGATGGAATCAGTAGTATTTTGCACTAAATCACCAGCCTTTTAGAAGGCGGGTGATGTCATGAGACATGCGGATCTACTTCTCAACTTGAGGAATCCTGTTTTTCTCTCTAATCGCGAACGATGGATTGAGGAAGATGATCGTTTTTTCACCAGCCTTTTCGACGATGGATGATTTTTTATTGACAATAAGTATGATAATGATTATCATTGATCTTGATGGAGGGAGAAGGGAACGTGAAATCGTTTCGTTTCTTTTTTTACATAGCAGTGATAGTTATTCTCAATCTCATTCCGCTGAAAGCGTTCGCCTATTCGTATGGAGACCCGAACAAAGAGGCGGTTGCTGAGGCGTATAAAGAGATGAAAGAAAAGTTGAACGAGCAGCCACCGAACTTTGCTGCAGCGAAGGAAATTTTCGAAACCGTAAAAGAAGAAATCGACATGCATATGGGACCTGAGCCGTCCAAGGCGGTGCTTGCGGCCATCGAAGAGAAGGACCGTCAAACGGTGATCAAGGACATGGAAAACATTTTAGTGCTCAATATCGCTCGCCGTTTGGACAATATTGAGGCAAACTTTGATCAGTACGACACGAGCAAGCGGCTGTTGGCGAAGGCGTTTGCGACGTATGAAGCGCTGTCGCCGGTCATCCAAGGGAAAGACCCTGCACTTGATAAACAGCTGCGCACCGAGTTTGACAAGGCGCTTCAGTCGCTTGGCAACCCGGGGCTGTTCGGTGTCGGCGAGAAAAAATCGGATATCAACGTGTTTAAGAAAAGCAAAGAGACGATTTTAACAACGCTGCAGAAGCAATTCGGCCTGAAAAGCCTAAAAGTCGGCCATTTTTCGGAAAACGCTGCAGAAAAGCCGGATGCAGTGCAAAAGAAAGAGTGGACCGATTTGTCTAAAGTAAAAAACTGGATTCCGCTCGTTGTCATCGTTATTGTGGTTCTCGGCGCGGCTCTCATTTATGTGCGGCGTCGGAAACGGGCTTAGTCCAAATATAAGGGGAGGCGGAGACATGGAAGTCCAAGCGCTGCTCATTACGTTTCGTGAAGCGCTGGAAGCGTTGCTGATCGTCGGCATCATTACATCGTATTTGAAACGTGTCGATCACCGCGAATACACGAAGTACGTATGGCTTGGTGCTGGTTTGGCCGTGTTGGCGAGCATCGGGGCGGCCATTTTGTTTCAAGTGGTGTTCACGGGATTTGCCGCGATGGGCAGTGAAATCTACTTAAAAATCGGCATCATGATCGTCTCCGCGTTGCTCTTGACGCAGATGGTGTTTTGGATGGCCGAGCATAGCCGGGACATGAAACAAAACGTTGAAG
Protein-coding regions in this window:
- a CDS encoding sulfonate ABC transporter substrate-binding protein, producing MMNKWKMGKWLVLMAVLLGMVSGCGGHSESANAQKASPTKKEEGEVIRIGYQKYGTLNMLKARGDLEKRLKQLGYTVQWSLFPGGPQLLEAMNAGSLDFGHTGEAPPVFAQVAGTPLLYVATTPPNPKAEAILVRRDSPIRTVADLKGKKVALNKGSNVHYLLVQALSKAGLTLSDIRPVYLPPADARAAFEQGSVDAWVIWDPFYAAAEQTGKVRVLADGQGLVANREFFFASRSFAQKHADVVHVILEELKKVDQWANRDPKGVATFLAPELGIDEAALEVASKRRTYGLELITNEVIAQQQTIADQFHQLGLLPKKIDVNEAVWREAK
- the ssuC gene encoding aliphatic sulfonate ABC transporter permease SsuC, coding for MKSSKWTEWTWGKAVPWVLPVALLVAWQVTVETGWLSSRVLPAPTAVMAAAWHLGSSGELWQHLSISFGRAVAGFAIGGSIGFLLGLVNGVFRPAERLLDTSIQMIRNIPHLAMIPLVILWFGIGEEAKVFLVALGVLFPIYVNTWHGIRNVDAGLLEMGRVYGLGPWALFWRIWLPGALPAILVGVRYALGIMWLTLIVAETIAADRGIGYLAMNAREFMQTDVVVFSILLYALFGKLADSIARFLESRLLRWNVNYQHRP
- a CDS encoding ATP-binding cassette domain-containing protein, which produces MGAGQGAELVFVQVAKRFGAQSVLSDIDLTVKRGEFIAIIGRSGCGKSTLLRLAAGLEEPTSGIIQLDGEPLQGINTKARVMFQDARLLPWRRVIDNVGLGLKGNWREQAAKALEQVGLAERANEWPSVLSGGQRQRVALARALISQPQVLLLDEPLGALDALTRIDMQRLIERLWQEQRFTALLVTHDVDEAVMLADRVVLIENGTCAFDWPVRLPRPRQRGDAAFADLVEAILRRILGPESERGAIAASSLGEKRRAL
- a CDS encoding aliphatic sulfonate ABC transporter substrate-binding protein, with the translated sequence MKKQFSWLLGFSVFLCLLLAACGQERSTSSSASKGAASADSWPEELHIGYQKSSFSLFLKEKGYLEKQLQKHGVQVKWFEFQSGPPLLEALNSGQIDIGYVGGAPAILAQANPHSQLAYIAYEPEVARAIIVSKTSSIHTVADLKGKKVAFGKGSSAHYTLLTALETAGLTLNDITPVYLQPAEARTAFERGDVDAWVIWDPFLADAEVNGGARILIDANRLPKQYGFIVARNQYVKQYANVAKTVIDQLNHVHQEIHSSPDEAAKLLAKETKIDAAVWKRTLSRRGYGVFPLTKEVIAAQQRIADQFYKAGLVSKRVNVKEAVVFVKEERKTK
- the ssuE gene encoding NADPH-dependent FMN reductase; protein product: MTTVTILSGSPSRVSKTNRVAEWVKEQLQRLGHTVHLVRLRDLPAEDLLYANDSSEPIAKTHEWIQQSKAIIVLSPVYKGSYTGILKAYLDLLPEKAFKEKLVVPIVTGGTIAHLLALEYALKPIFSILGARNILHGVFILDWTLGHDDEGRLVLSDDLLSRMQEVIHAVSQLNQDRAVS
- the ssuD gene encoding FMNH2-dependent alkanesulfonate monooxygenase, whose translation is MELLWFIPSHGDGRYLGTTKGGRSPEYSYFKQVAQAADRLGYTGVLIPTGKSCEDPWLLASALVAETERLRFLVAVRPGLMTPTLAARMTSTLDRLSNGRLLVNVVAGGDPVELAGDGLFLSHDERYEATDEFLTVWRRLLAGEEVTLTGKHVSVQGAKLLFPAVQKPYPRVFFGGSSEAGQRVAARHADVYLTWGEPLEQVKEKIEQVKELARQAGREIEFGIRLHIIVRETETEAWEAAERLIRYVDERTIEEAQRVFARYDSVGQQRMRQLHSGRKEALEISPNLWAGIGLVRGGAGTALVGDPETVAERLREYEQLGIRYFILSGYPHLEEAYRVAELLFPLLPLNIPSSSIRGEVVGHEFFPNVIKV
- a CDS encoding NAD-dependent epimerase/dehydratase family protein; amino-acid sequence: MKVVVTGGAGFIGSHLAARLHEQGHEVAAIDCFHPYYPAERKERQFHALTGGRVPLARFDLLDGEATKRWFSQFRPDVVFHLAALPGVPYSLAHPLAYIDYDIKATVNVLAAAGEAGTGHVLFASSSSVYGDRGNVPLKEEMADGRVVSPYAAAKYGAESFCHAYAHLYGYRMTMFRYFTVYGPWGRPDMAIGTFLHRLLAGEEIVVYGQGTARDYTYIDDIVAGMIAALHRGGGRSEVFNLGAGSPVTMEQLLAELRKHFPDMKIVQAPERKGDVKATWADITKAKQAFGYEPNVPFAEGLARTVAWAREHER
- a CDS encoding lysylphosphatidylglycerol synthase transmembrane domain-containing protein; amino-acid sequence: MNGKRAARLARAMVGAALIVLFAWLTHRYFDGRLLLAPLAELARQPVRFAAVLLVYGASFWLRAWAWKQYVGKPLGLSVYGRAVLLSLFVNHVAPVKIGDAARVAVLARQPGVSLGEAVESVAVMRFLDMAMLGGWTVIGTYAYSHHIPRVPLLAAAVAAAFALTVVVLRRPLRLERLWRRWRTVFQGRRGVGIVAAVAASWLCEAAIIGAVAETVGLSLSFWQAVWVNSATVSGQIVQVAPGGLGTYEAVMAFALTTLGASGERAYAAAVVTHAVKFLFSYAAGAVVLAFWRSDWQVVQGVWKKGREKR
- a CDS encoding alkaline phosphatase family protein — its product is MKEASRFEKIAARCWNLLNEGKPFTPIFAFGVMVIGHAADLIHGHALAWLLGLAAALPLFVVYYVYDYPLFLRNYLWIPYMVFLIVWSFADVALLLLSAGLYFFFTVFFWGTLYYHLRIGTSWWNFTRFWKLVLKNSDSTSGNAQEQLPKLFLLLSVWEYAASLAEGGADWLPLCGPFWLFAAAVWLFSWILHRHLFDWQPEIIPTYTSNVPSPTAPVSDKVYVIVIDGMRKDRFEAANAPFLKRLRAQGTEFAQMETVYPARTVVCFTSMLTGTYPFEHGIRSNMVWKLGAKVETIFDSLRKIGKTGRLLGIAHLVDSFGDDVETVTAVMPNDLADRYIIERAKRIVEEQNPDLLVVQLIATDQTGHSRGVLYDEYIEKIEEADALIAEFVSWLEERGELERATLIVCADHGQADGIGGHGHLDEGERYVPFFLYGPAIERGKRIDEKRSLVSLAPTIAYLLGAPYPSHSRGPVLIEAIRKEERDEEAARHRLFAGAQ